From Euzebya rosea, one genomic window encodes:
- a CDS encoding LysM peptidoglycan-binding domain-containing protein, protein MSATIEYWARQKPPELMVVENLDGGPTLELLGFDAEEIQRQGGDPIWETVARPHRKTARVWVGNDAHERRLDIEINRTPAGGSVLGEYDLIRGWQGNPDAGVAPPRLRIRWGMWQQQVWQVDRMVWGPMDTRADGHPTGLQVTIDLVEAVDPDLALTAAEEADAATTDTDAGQEQTYVVRPGDTLSSIAAALLGGWEHWTEIAALNGIVDPRQIQAGQELRIP, encoded by the coding sequence ATGTCGGCCACGATCGAGTACTGGGCCCGACAGAAGCCGCCGGAGCTGATGGTCGTGGAGAACCTCGACGGCGGCCCGACGCTGGAGCTTCTCGGCTTCGATGCGGAGGAGATCCAGCGTCAGGGTGGCGATCCGATCTGGGAGACGGTGGCGCGTCCGCACCGCAAGACCGCGCGGGTGTGGGTCGGCAACGACGCCCACGAGCGTCGTCTGGACATCGAGATCAACCGGACACCCGCCGGCGGGTCGGTCCTCGGCGAGTACGACCTGATCCGCGGATGGCAGGGCAACCCCGACGCCGGTGTCGCCCCGCCGCGGCTGCGGATCCGCTGGGGCATGTGGCAGCAGCAGGTATGGCAGGTCGACCGGATGGTGTGGGGGCCGATGGACACCCGTGCCGACGGGCATCCCACCGGGCTGCAGGTCACCATCGACCTCGTCGAGGCCGTCGACCCCGACCTGGCGTTGACCGCTGCGGAGGAGGCCGACGCCGCCACCACCGACACCGACGCGGGCCAGGAGCAGACCTACGTCGTCCGGCCCGGCGACACGCTGTCGTCGATCGCCGCGGCCCTGCTCGGCGGCTGGGAACACTGGACCGAGATCGCGGCCCTCAACGGCATCGTCGACCCCCGGCAGATCCAGGCCGGCCAGGAGCTGAGGATCCCGTGA